The DNA region ATCAAACGGTAAAAGGAACCAATAATTCTATTGGTGTGTTAAATAATATACTGGCCAACATGCCAGAATGTATTTGTTTAACTATTTATTGACCGTTTAATACAAAAACACATGGATGAAAAAGTGTTTAAACCAATTTCAGGTTGGTTTATATTAATGTTATCATTGGTAATTGTAATATTAATTGTTCTGGTAGAAGATCCGATTTTTAAAATTATTTCAGGATTTGTCCTTGCTCTGGTTTTACTTGGTTTTATTATAGTAAATCCAAACAATTCCAAAGTGATGACCCTTTTTGGAAAATATGTTGGTTCTATCAAGCAAGATGGATTTTATTGGGCCAATCCGTTTTTTCTAAAAAGAAATCTATCACTTCGCGCACGAAATTTTGAAAGTGATCGCTTAAAAGTGAATGATAAACGCGGGAATCCCATTCAAATTGGGGTTATCTTGGTTTGGAAAGTAAGGAATACATTTAAAGCGCAATTTGAAGTTGAAGATTATCTGCATTTCGTAAAAGTGCAAACAGATGCAGCGGTTCGGAAACTTGCAGGAAGTTTTTCCTACGATCATGTGGATGACCATAAGGAAATTACCCTGCGATCAGAAGAAAGTGAAGTAAATAGAGTTTTGGAAAAAGAACTTCATGAAAGGCTGGAAATAGCTGGCATTGAAGTTTTGGAAGCTAGAATTGGCTATCTGGCTTATGCTCCGGAAATTGCAGCCGCAATGCTTAAAAGACAACAAGCAGAGGCAATCGTATCAGCCCGATACAAAATAGTTGAAGGTGCTATTGGGATGGTAGATGGAGCTTTAAAGCAATTGTCGGATAAAGGAATTGTCAAAATGGACGACCATGAAAAAGTGAAACTGGTCAGTAATCTCATGGTGGTGTTGTGCTCAGATAAAGAAACCGTTCCGATCGTTGAGGCAACTGCCTAATTAAGTTATTAAGGATCAAGATATTCAAAGCTTCTAAAGCCTGCAGTTTTGGATTATTTTTGCATTCGTGACTTTAGATGACTTTAAATTGATTCTTGATATCATTCCCAAAGATCCCGGGGTTTATCGCTTTATGGGAGCTAAAGAGGAAATCCTTTATGTAGGGAAAGCAAAGAATCTAAGAAATCGTCTCAATTCCTATTTTGGCGAAAAGAAATACATACTGGCAAAAACCAAGGCATTGGTTCGCAAAGCCAAATCAATTGAATTTACAATTACAGACTCAGAACAAGATGCTCTATTATTAGAAAATTCTTTAATCAAAACCCACCAGCCCCGGTATAACGTAATGCTGAAGGATGGGAAAACCTACACCTACATTTGTATAAAAAAGGAAGATTTTCCAAGAGTATTTTTTACACGAAGATTGATAAAAGATGGTTCGGTTTATTTTGGACCCTATGCGTCTAAATATAAAGCTGAGATTATTTTGGATTTGATCAAAACGCTTTTTCCACTTAGAACCTGTAATTTAAATTTAAGTCCTGTTGCCTTATCCAAAAATCAATATAAAGTTTGTTTGGAATACCATATTAAAAACTGCCTTGGCCCTTGCCAACATTTTGAATCTGTTGAGGATTACAAGCTTAAAATTGACCAGATTAAAAATATACTCAAGGGACACTTGAAAAAAGTTAAAGAATTTTTACTCTCCCAGATGAATGGATTTGCAGAGAATATGGAATTTGAAAAAGCACATCAATGTAAAATTAAATTAAATGCATTTGAAGATTATCAGGGAAAGTCAACCGTTGTAAGTACTTCCATTAAAGATGTAGATGTGTTTTCTATTGCATATGATGATCAGGAGGCTTATATCCATTTTTTAAAAGTAATTGATGGTGCAGTAATCCATACGTATACACTTGAGGCAACTAAAAATTGTGATGAGGACCCTGCT from Saprospiraceae bacterium includes:
- a CDS encoding SPFH domain-containing protein codes for the protein MDEKVFKPISGWFILMLSLVIVILIVLVEDPIFKIISGFVLALVLLGFIIVNPNNSKVMTLFGKYVGSIKQDGFYWANPFFLKRNLSLRARNFESDRLKVNDKRGNPIQIGVILVWKVRNTFKAQFEVEDYLHFVKVQTDAAVRKLAGSFSYDHVDDHKEITLRSEESEVNRVLEKELHERLEIAGIEVLEARIGYLAYAPEIAAAMLKRQQAEAIVSARYKIVEGAIGMVDGALKQLSDKGIVKMDDHEKVKLVSNLMVVLCSDKETVPIVEATA